The following proteins are co-located in the Dromiciops gliroides isolate mDroGli1 chromosome 2, mDroGli1.pri, whole genome shotgun sequence genome:
- the UBE2D2 gene encoding ubiquitin-conjugating enzyme E2 D2 has protein sequence MALKRIHKELNDLARDPPAQCSAGPVGDDMFHWQATIMGPNDSPYQGGVFFLTIHFPTDYPFKPPKVAFTTRIYHPNINSNGSICLDILRSQWSPALTISKVLLSICSLLCDPNPDDPLVPEIARIYKTDREKYNRIAREWTQKYAM, from the exons gaGTTGAATGACCTGGCACGTGACCCCCCAGCTCAGTGTTCCGCAGGTCCTGTTGGAGATGACA tGTTCCATTGGCAAGCTACAATAATGGGGCCA AATGATAGTCCCTATCAGGGTGGAGTATTTTTCTTGACAATTCATTTCCCAACAGATTATCCCTTCAAACCACCTAAG gttgCATTTACAACAAGAATTTACCATCCAAATATTAACAGTAATGGCAGCATTTGTCTTGATATTCTACGGTCACAGTGGTCGCCAGCACTAACTATTTCAAAAG TACTCTTGTCCATCTGTTCTCTGTTGTGTGATCCCAATCCAGATGATCCTTTAGTGCCTGAGATTGCACGGATCTACAAAACAGATAGAGAAAA GTACAACAGAATAGCTCGGGAATGGACTCAGAAGTATGCGatgtaa